CTACAAAAATCTGAAACAAATAATAAATTAAATTAGAGCATATAAATTTTTTAAATTTAAGTACATATGAAATCATTAATTGATACGCTAAAGGAAGAGATAATAGAAGTTTTAAATTTAGAAGAGATATCTCCCGAAGATATTGACGAAAAAGCCCCTTTGTTTGGCGCCGGCTTAGGCTTAGACTCTATTGATGCTCTCGAACTAATAGTACTAATGGAAAGAAACTACGGTATAAAACTAAAAGATGCCAATGAAGGTAGAGAGATTTTTTCTTCGGTAGAAACAATGGCGCAGTACATTGAAAAACATCGTACAAAATAAAATGAAAAACGAGCAAATAGTTGTTACCGGTATGGGTGTTGTTTCGGCTATTGGAAACAGTGTTGCCGAAATTTTGCATTCTATTAAAAATTCAACTTGTCCAATCGGCGAAATCAAACATTTGGATACTATAAATAAATATCCTGTCGCCGAAGTTGCCTTGTCGGATGCCGAAATGAAGCAAATGCTCAACCTGCCCGAAGATGCCGAACACACTCGAACTACGCTCATGGGGATTTTAGCTGTACAACAAGCTATAGAATCCTTAAGCGACGAAGAAAAAACGACAAAGCGTGTAGCATTTATAAACGGTACAACTGTTGGCGGTATGGAAAAAAGCGAAAAGCATTTCTTAGACTTTTTTGAAACCGACGAGTACGACAAGTATATCAAAGTCCACGACTGCGGTTCCAGCTCGGAAGCTATTGCCGACTACTTCGGATGTTTCAGTCACGTATCAACTATATCAACAGCTTGCTCGTCGGGAGCGAACTCCGTAATAATGGGTTGCCGACTTATAGAAAACGACCTTGTTGATATTGCCATTGTCGGCGGAAGTG
This genomic window from Lentimicrobiaceae bacterium contains:
- a CDS encoding phosphopantetheine-binding protein, encoding MKSLIDTLKEEIIEVLNLEEISPEDIDEKAPLFGAGLGLDSIDALELIVLMERNYGIKLKDANEGREIFSSVETMAQYIEKHRTK